One stretch of Nicotiana tabacum cultivar K326 chromosome 18, ASM71507v2, whole genome shotgun sequence DNA includes these proteins:
- the LOC107816666 gene encoding NDR1/HIN1-like protein 13, with product MADRVHPRDSPPESPLPSSHNSGEVGIPTKPPQPASPKPLPPPGTYVVQVPKDQIYRYPPPENSRRYESLTKRKPRRSCCCRCLCYTFSLLLILIIALGITAGVLYLVFRPEAPKYTISDVAIKNFNLTSSSSVSPAFDVTVRAENPNNKIGIYYRKGSSVTVLYSDVNLSNGEFPAFYQPTNNVTVFKTPLKGSNVLLGSAVRTALRNEQKQGKVPFRVDIKAPVKIKVGAVKTWEITVKVKCDITVDTLTEKSKIVSKHCKYSVRLW from the coding sequence ATGGCTGATCGTGTACATCCTCGAGATTCGCCGCCGGAGAGCCCATTGCCGTCGTCGCACAACTCCGGCGAAGTAGGAATTCCTACAAAACCACCGCAGCCGGCGTCTCCAAAGCCTCTGCCACCGCCTGGAACGTATGTAGTTCAAGTACCAAAGGATCAAATCTACCGGTATCCTCCGCCGGAGAATTCCCGCCGTTACGAATCTCTGACGAAACGGAAGCCTCGCAGGAGCTGCTGCTGTCGGTGCCTTTGCTACACATTCTCTCTACTCCTCATTCTCATTATCGCGCTCGGCATCACCGCCGGCGTTCTCTACCTCGTCTTCCGCCCTGAAGCGCCGAAGTACACAATCTCCGACGTCGCGATTAAGAATTTCAACCTGACGTCATCGTCTTCCGTATCGCCTGCATTTGACGTCACTGTCCGAGCTGAAAACCCTAACAACAAGATCGGGATTTACTACAGGAAAGGAAGCTCCGTTACTGTACTCTACTCCGATGTTAACCTCTCTAACGGCGAATTCCCGGCATTTTATCAGCCAACGAATAACGTAACGGTTTTTAAGACGCCGTTGAAAGGATCAAACGTCCTGCTCGGAAGCGCCGTTAGGACTGCGTTAAGGAATGAACAGAAGCAAGGGAAAGTGCCGTTTAGGGTGGACATTAAAGCGCCCGTTAAGATCAAGGTTGGAGCCGTTAAGACGTGGGAAATTACCGTTAAGGTTAAGTGTGACATAACGGTGGATACTTTAACGGAGAAATCTAAAATAGTTTCCAAACATTGTAAATATAGTGTGAGGCTTTGGTAG
- the LOC107816668 gene encoding nitrate regulatory gene2 protein: MGVSNSKLDEDKTLQLCRERKKFVRQALDGRCNLAASHIAYIETLKITGTALRKFVEPEAPFESSIYTSTSATPEPLALTEKSLSQFSFSSPFSRHADATENVLPSPSPPTSSRYHVNHMKFRGTFSRKVEEKPPVPVTVSVTSSTPQNSTPRSIERPEASPFETPPFPSETSPWDYFGLGHSIDNHFTSQDGKIENGNDRRHLGDVDRVPASEDEEERYSSPGRDDGSQVSDDEFDEPSAETLVRSFENVNRTADHATSNSVSPDITSVRRVVSEAKSLNGEKSKSPDLSPLRDAPSGPAVDNDMKTPVKENDIENKIAPKDFFLSIKDIEYLFVKASESGREVPRMLEANKFHFRPIFPGKESGSMTKILIRSCFSCGDDPSQVPEEPPQTSLKYLTWPRTTSSHASSPNRLGVNSADNIEDVTNNLFDNFCMVSGSHASTLDRLFAWEKKLYDELKACEMIRSVYDAKRKLLRQLESKVESPQRIDKTRAGVKDLHSRIGVAIHRINSISRKIEEIRDKELQPQLEELIEGLRNMWEMMLDSHKLQLHIISIAHSPGNMKILIHSDTRRQIAIHLQNQLSSLSSSFTKWIVAQKAYVDAINKWLHKCVSLRQQSSRRNKRRLQPPPLRNYGPPIYTTCSVWLEMFDSLPTKEVSDAMKGLAAEISHFLPRQEKNQGKGTNHHPHGSDPALTPLRDDSPEDWITGFDRFRTSLAFFLGQLNNFSESSLKMFTDLQKAIQEAKHSYALRMNSQS, translated from the exons ATGGGGGTGTCAAACTCTAAACTAGATGAAGATAAAACCTTGCAGCTTTGTCGTGAACGGAAGAAATTTGTTAGGCAAGCTCTTGATGGCCGGTGTAATCTGGCAGCGAGTCATATTGCTTATATCGAGACTCTAAAAATTACGGGAACTGCTTTAAGGAAATTTGTTGAACCTGAGGCTCCATTTGAATCTTCAATCTACACTTCAACTAGTGCAACACCTGAGCCACTTGCATTAACTGAAAAGTCCCTTTCCCAGTTTTCATTCTCTTCTCCATTCTCACGTCATGCAGATGCAACTGAGAATGTCCTGCCGTCTCCTTCACCTCCAACCTCAAGTCGATACCATGTGAATCACATGAAATTTAGAGGTACATTTTCTAGGAAAGTTGAAGAAAAACCGCCGGTTCCAGTTACTGTTTCAGTTACTTCAAGTACACCACAGAACTCCACGCCTCGTTCCATAGAGAGGCCTGAAGCATCACCTTTTGAAACCCCTCCTTTCCCTTCTGAAACTTCACCTTGGGACTATTTTGGTCTTGGCCATTCTATCGATAATCATTTTACTTCACAAGATGGAAAGATAGAGAATGGAAATGACAGAAGACATCTCGGAGATGTGGATAGAGTTCCTGCatcagaagatgaagaagaacgGTATTCTTCACCAGGAAGGGATGATGGGTCACAGGTCTCAGATGATGAATTTGATGAGCCTTCCGCAGAAACGCTGGTCCGAAGTTTTGAAAATGTCAATAGAACAGCTGATCATGCTACTAGCAATAGTGTCTCACCTGACATAACCTCTGTGAGAAGGGTAGTTTCAGAAGCCAAGTCTCTGAATGGGGAGAAAAGCAAGTCACCTGATTTGTCCCCACTAAGAGATGCACCCTCAGGACCCGCTGTTGATAATGACATGAAGACACCAGTAAAAGAAAATGATATTGAGAATAAGATTGCACCCAAGGACTTCTTTTTGAGCATAAAAGATATTGAGTATCTCTTCGTAAAAGCATCTGAATCAGGAAGAGAAGTTCCACGCATGCTGGAGGCTAACAAATTTCATTTCCGTCCAATTTTTCCCGGGAAAGAAA GTGGGTCAATGACCAAAATATTAATAAGATCTTGTTTCTCTTGCGGGGACGATCCAAGCCAGGTTCCTGAAG AGCCTCCCCAAACTTCCTTGAAGTACCTGACATGGCCTCGCACCACATCATCTCATGCTTCCTCCCCAAATCGGCTTGGTGTAAACTCAGCAGATAATATTGAGGATGTTACTAACAATCTCTTCGATAATTTCTGTATGGTCTCAGGAAGTCATGCCTCTACATTAGATCGGCTGTTTGCatgggagaagaagctatatgacGAACTCAAG GCTTGTGAGATGATCCGAAGTGTTTACGATGCTAAGCGTAAGCTTCTGCGACAACTAGAATCTAAGGTAGAAAGTCCACAGAGGATAGACAAGACACGTGCTGGTGTGAAGGATCTTCACTCGAGAATTGGAGTTGCAATTCATAGAATTAATTCCATCTCAAGGAAAATTGAGGAAATAAGAGACAAGGAGCTTCAACCTCAACTGGAGGAGTTGATTGAGGG ATTGAGGAATATGTGGGAAATGATGCTCGACAGCCACAAGCTTCAGCTCCATATCATATCAATAGCTCATTCCCCTGGAAATATGAAGATCCTTATTCACTCAGATACTCGTCGGCAGATCGCCATCCATCTTCAAAATCAATTGAGTTCTCTATCTTCAAGTTTTACAAAGTGGATTGTCGCTCAGAAGGCATACGTGGATGCTATAAATAAGTGGCTCCACAAGTGTGTCTCCCTTCGCCAGCAATCATCCAGGAGAAATAAAAGAAGGTTGCAACCTCCGCCACTCAGAAACTATGGCCCGCCTATTTATACCACCTGTTCTGTCTGGTTGGAGATGTTTGATTCTTTACCCACTAAAGAAGTTTCGGATGCTATGAAGGGCTTGGCCGCTGAAATTTCTCACTTCCTACCACGGCAAgagaagaaccaagggaagggtaCAAATCATCATCCTCATGGAAGTGATCCAGCTCTTACCCCACTGAGAGATGATTCTCCTGAGGACTGGATAACCGGCTTTGATCGTTTTCGTACAAGCTTGGCTTTTTTTCTTGGCCAGTTAAACAACTTTTCTGAGTCTTCTCTGAAAATGTTTACTGATCTCCAAAAGGCCATCCAAGAAGCCAAGCATAGTTATGCACTGCGAATGAACTCCCAATCATAA